The DNA region GAGGCCTTCAGCCAATGCCGGAAAAAGCACCCCCATCACAGGCCAGATCCGTATCGCCGAAGCCTTTAAGGCCGGGGCGAACGCCCCAGAATCCATGCCGACAACAAGCGCCTCCCCGCCAAGAAACCTGTCCTCGGCGACACTCATCGCGCTCACGTCCGCAAGGGGAAGCTCAGAATGCAACTCCACCTGACGGCAAAGAAGCAGCCCAAAACGATTGATGATTTCGCGAAATGGCTCGTGGCGACTGGCCAAAGTATTCAAAATGGCGTCCTTGGTCTTAAGTCCGGTGCTCGGCATGTCTGCTCCTTGAAAAATTGGCCCGCCGGGAGTCCGGCGGGCCAAGGTTGAATTCTGCTAACCTAGCATGTTCTTGAAAGGTTTCGCCAAACCCGCCAGGAAATCGGCCCTGTTCAGGGGCTTGATCTCGCGGCCAGCATATTGATGGTACATTTCCCTAGGCATCTCCAGAAAATAGATAACGCCCAGATCTTCCTCATCCAATATCGTGCAGCTCTTGTGCACATCACAGACGATCTTGGTCTCAAGTTCGGACTTTGGTCTCTCGATCTCTGCCTGGGCCTCGGTGAGGCGCAACTTGGCCTTGATGAGCATGTCCTCACGTTCGCCGAAGCTCATGGCTCCTGTGCAGCAACTCTTCACGCACATGGGCACAAGACCGGCCTGAACGCGATCGATGCACATGTCGCACTTGACCAGTTCACCCGAGATCTCGTTACGGCGCGGGATGTTGTAGGGGCAGGAATCAATGATCTCGTCGCACTGCTCCTTGGTCAATTCCTTGGTCTTTTCCGTGCAGACGACAATCCCCGTGGCCTCATCGACCACGATGGCGTCTTCCACATACATGTCCGCCGTGGCCTTGCAGGCAGGTTGCAGACAATGGCGGCACTGATCGGGAAAGAAAAGCCAATGAACGTGCCCGTCGATCTTGTGTTCGGAGAAACGGACCAGTTTGAAGTTGTTGGGGGTCAGATCCGGCGGATTCTGATGGGTGCCGGTCTGTTTTGTGGGCACGGCCTCATGGTCGTGCCACTGTTTGCACGCCACCTGACAGCCACGGCAAGCCGTGCAGCGGGTGGTATCGATGAAGATGCTCTTGCCATGTTGTTCCTCCCTGCTTAAACGGACAGTTCCGTGACCTTGTCGGCCTTGCGGATGTTCACCAGACACGCCTTGTACTCCGGAATGGTGGTATTGGGGTCACCCACCGAGGGTGTCAGACGGTTGGTGGCGTCGCCCACGCCGGGGGTAGTCCAACCAAAGCAGAAGGGCATGCCGATAAGATGCACGGTCTTGCCTTCCACCTGGAACGGCACGATGCGCACCGTGACCATGGCGATGGCCTCGACCTTTCCGCGGATGCTCTCGACCACGACCACGTCGCCGTTCTTGATGCCCTTTTCAGCTGCCAACTCGTGACTCATTTCCACATACTGCTGCGGTTCAGCTTCAAGCAGATACGGAGTGTTGCGGGTGTCGCCGCCGCCGCACCAGTGCTCGGTCAGGCTGTATGTGGTCAGCACGATGGGGTATTTGGGGTCCGCCGGTTTGGCCAGCAGGTCCATATCGCTCTTGGCTACTTTCATGCACGGATTGTTCATCCGGCTTGAGAACGGGTTCTTGGCTATCGGGGTTTCGGCTGGCTCGTAATGTTCCGGAAATGGACCATCCACCCGGCCTGGACCAAAGAGATGGCCATGGCCTTCCGACTGCATAATGAAAGGATAGGTGCCCTTTTCCTCGGCCATTGGCGGAGCGCCACCGTCCGGAATGTCGCCTATCCATTTCCCGCCTTCCCACAAAATGACCGGCAGTTCCGGATTGAAAGGATTCCCCTTCGGGTCAACGGAAGCACGGTTGTAGAGAATACGGCGGTTTACGGGCCAGGCCCAAGTATAACTCGGGAACAGTCCGAGCTTGGCCTGCATGGGGGTCTGGGTCAGATCGCGGCGCTTGGCCAGATTCTTGCCCGCTTCCGGATAACAGCCACAGTAGAGCCAGTTCAGACTGGTCGTGGAACCGTCCGCCTGCAACGAGGGAAAGGACGGAACCTGGTCACCTTTCTTGTAGGTCTTGTCCTTGATGGTCACGTCGCGAGTGAAGACGCCGTTGATCATGCGGGCCATTTCGTCGGCGTTGTATTCCTTGGGCCAGGTATGGCTCAGCAGACCTTCGGGAAACGCGCCCTTCTCCTTTTCATACAGAGCGCGGACTCGCTTGCCGATCTCCACCAGCATCCATCCCATGGAACGGCTTTCGCCCGCGGGCTCGTAGCCTTTGTGGTGCCACTGATGCCAGCGACCGGAATTGGAGGTAGTGCCGTCCTTTTCGCCGCGCTGGCAGGAAGGAAGCAAAAACACCTCGGTCTTGATCTTCTTGGGATCCTCGCTCGGATTGCGCCAGAAGGACGCCGTCTCGGTATCGTGGACTTCGCCCACCACCAGCCAGTCGAGGTTCTTCAAAGCGGCGCGGATCTTGTGCGTGTTGGGCATGCTCACGGCCGGGTTATGGCCGAAAATCATGCCACCCTTGATCTTGCCTTCGTACATTCTGTCGAACTGGAACATGCTGGCGTAATCCACGCCCGGTTCGGCCTTGGGCAGCAGTCCGTAACCGAACTCGTTCTCGGCCGTGGCATTGTCGCCAAACCATCCTTTGAGAAGACTGACCACGTACTTGGGCCTGTTGCCCCACCAGTTCAGACTCTTGGGGTCGTTGGTGACCGGCGTGTTCGCCTTTAAATAATCGGTCAAAGTGGGCCAGGCCGTGGTCGGAACGGCGTGGTAGCCGGGCAGGATGTGCCACAGGAGGGCATGGTCCGTGGACCCCTGGACATTGGGCTCGCCGCGCAGGGCGTTGACGCCGCCGCCGGCCACGCCGATGTTGCCCAGCAAGAGCTGGATCATGCAGCCCAAGCGGATATTCTGACAACCCACGGAATGCTGGGTCCAGCCCAAGGCATACATCATGGTGCCGGCCTTGTCGGGCTTGCCCGTGGCGGAGTACGTCTCATAGACAATGAGAAGATTTTCCTTCGACACGCCGGTTATGGAGGAAACCCTGTCAAGATTGTAGCGATCATAGTGCTTCTTGAGCAGCTGATACACGCAACGCGGGTTCTGCAACGTCTTGTCGCGCAAGGGCACGCCCTTCTCGTCCTTGGCGAATGCCCAGGTCGTCTTGTCGTATTTCCCGGTCGCGGGGTCGAAACCTGAAAAAAGGCCATCTTCGAACGTGTAGCCGTCACCAAGGATGAAGGCCGCATTGGTGTACTCGGCCACGTATTCTTTCTGGATCAGATCGTTCTCCAGAATGTACTTCACCATGCCGCCCAGGAAAGCTATGTCCGTGCCGCTTCGGAGCGGAACGTGTAAATCGCTTCTGGCCGACGTACGCGAGAATTTCGGATCCACGTGGATCACCTTGGCCCCCGCATCCTTGGCCTTGAGCACCCATTTGAAGGAAATAGGGTGATGTTCGGCAGCATTGCTGCCCATAATCAGAACTGCATTGGCATTCTTGATGTCAATCCAATGCTGGGTCATTGCACCGCGTCCAAACGACTCTCCCAGAGCCGCTACAGTGGGGCTGTGTCAGACCCGTGCCTGATGATCGATGTTCAGGCCTCCCAGCGCGCGGCAAAGCTGATGGGTCAATGCGCATTCCTCATTGTCCATCTGGGAGGTGCCGAGCTGGAAATAGGACTCCCAACGGTTGACGGTCTGTCCCTTTTCATTTTTGAGCATGAAGTCTTTGTCACGCGTGTCTTTCATCTTGCGTGCAATGCGATCCAGAACCCAATCCCAATCCTTCTCTTCCCACTTCTCGCCGCCTGCGGCGCGATACCTTGGCTTGAGCACGCGATGGTCGCTGACATGCATCTGATAGAACGCAGCACCCTTGGCGCACAACGCGCCTTCGCTGACGGGATAGTCAGGATTGCCTTCGGAGCTGACAATCTTGCCGTCCTTGATGTGCATG from Desulfomicrobium apsheronum includes:
- the fdnG gene encoding formate dehydrogenase-N subunit alpha yields the protein MATFSRRGFMKITGAGVAAMSLGQLGFDLKPAYAYAKGLKIEGAKEVISTCAFCSCGCEIIMHIKDGKIVSSEGNPDYPVSEGALCAKGAAFYQMHVSDHRVLKPRYRAAGGEKWEEKDWDWVLDRIARKMKDTRDKDFMLKNEKGQTVNRWESYFQLGTSQMDNEECALTHQLCRALGGLNIDHQARVUHSPTVAALGESFGRGAMTQHWIDIKNANAVLIMGSNAAEHHPISFKWVLKAKDAGAKVIHVDPKFSRTSARSDLHVPLRSGTDIAFLGGMVKYILENDLIQKEYVAEYTNAAFILGDGYTFEDGLFSGFDPATGKYDKTTWAFAKDEKGVPLRDKTLQNPRCVYQLLKKHYDRYNLDRVSSITGVSKENLLIVYETYSATGKPDKAGTMMYALGWTQHSVGCQNIRLGCMIQLLLGNIGVAGGGVNALRGEPNVQGSTDHALLWHILPGYHAVPTTAWPTLTDYLKANTPVTNDPKSLNWWGNRPKYVVSLLKGWFGDNATAENEFGYGLLPKAEPGVDYASMFQFDRMYEGKIKGGMIFGHNPAVSMPNTHKIRAALKNLDWLVVGEVHDTETASFWRNPSEDPKKIKTEVFLLPSCQRGEKDGTTSNSGRWHQWHHKGYEPAGESRSMGWMLVEIGKRVRALYEKEKGAFPEGLLSHTWPKEYNADEMARMINGVFTRDVTIKDKTYKKGDQVPSFPSLQADGSTTSLNWLYCGCYPEAGKNLAKRRDLTQTPMQAKLGLFPSYTWAWPVNRRILYNRASVDPKGNPFNPELPVILWEGGKWIGDIPDGGAPPMAEEKGTYPFIMQSEGHGHLFGPGRVDGPFPEHYEPAETPIAKNPFSSRMNNPCMKVAKSDMDLLAKPADPKYPIVLTTYSLTEHWCGGGDTRNTPYLLEAEPQQYVEMSHELAAEKGIKNGDVVVVESIRGKVEAIAMVTVRIVPFQVEGKTVHLIGMPFCFGWTTPGVGDATNRLTPSVGDPNTTIPEYKACLVNIRKADKVTELSV
- a CDS encoding 4Fe-4S dicluster domain-containing protein; translated protein: MFIDTTRCTACRGCQVACKQWHDHEAVPTKQTGTHQNPPDLTPNNFKLVRFSEHKIDGHVHWLFFPDQCRHCLQPACKATADMYVEDAIVVDEATGIVVCTEKTKELTKEQCDEIIDSCPYNIPRRNEISGELVKCDMCIDRVQAGLVPMCVKSCCTGAMSFGEREDMLIKAKLRLTEAQAEIERPKSELETKIVCDVHKSCTILDEEDLGVIYFLEMPREMYHQYAGREIKPLNRADFLAGLAKPFKNMLG